The genomic region TGCCTGGGAAGTGCCGGAACTCAAGGGGTTCAACTTCAAAGGCGGCATTAAGGTTGGTGGTCCGTTGATCGCGCTTTGGTTCGCGCTTTCGATCTATACCGGTGCCTTTATCGCGGAAAACGTACGCGCGGGCATTCAAGCCGTTTCCAAAGGTCAAACCGAAGCCGCATCGGCATTGGGATTGCGTCCTAACAAAGTCATGAACCTTGTGGTCCTGCCGCAAGCTTTGCGGGTGATCATTCCCCCGCTGATCTCGCAGTATCTGAACATCACCAAGAACTCGTCCTTGGCGATTGCTGTGGGTTATGCAGACATCACCGCAACGTTGGGGGGCATCACGCTCAACCAGACCGGCCGCGCGATCGAATGTGTTCTGCTTTTGATGCTGTTCTATCTCACCGCGTCGTTGCTCATCTCTATGGCGATGAACGTTTACAACGCATCCGTTAAGTTGAAGGAGCGCTGAGATGGCTGATCAAGACAACAACTCCATCGCTTTTGTCGCCACCGAAGTGATTCCCGAGAGCCCGCCTCCAGCGCGGGAAACGGGTGTGGTGAAATGGCTGCGCGAAAACCTGTTTTCCTCGGTCACAAACACCATCCTGACCGTGCTGGCGCTCGGATTGATCTATCTGGTGCTGAAAGCCACTATGCCTTGGATATTCAACGGTTTGTGGACGACGTCGTCGCTCGCGGAGTGTCGCGAAATACTCGACGGCACGACGGGGGCCTGTTTCTCGGTTCTTACCGAACGCTGGAACCAGCTGATCTACGGGTTCAAATATCCGGTTGAGGAATACTGGCGGCCTAATCTGGCGTTCCTGCTGATGTTGGTGGCCATTGCGCCAGTGCTGTTCTTTGACCTTCCGCGCAAGCTGTTGATCATCACGGCTCTGTTCCCCTTCGTTGCCTTCTGGCTGATCTGGGGGGGCACGATACTAGCACCATTGGTTGCGCTGATTGGCTTTGTTGCGGCTGGAGCCTTTTTCCAGACCTTTGGTCGGAGCAACTTTGCTCTCGGCTTCTTCGGTGCCATCGTGATTGCGCTTTTGGTGTGGTCCCTTGGCGGCGCAATGATCCCGGAAGGCGCGTCTGAAAATGCGTTGCTTCCTGCGGTTCCAAGTCGAGACCTTGGGGGCTTCATGCTCAACATGATGCTGGGTCTGACCTGTGTGTCTTTGTCGGTGCCTTTGGGCATTGCTTTGGCGCTTGGCCGTCAGTCCAACATGCCGCTGATCAAAGGCATCTGTGTGGTCTTCATCGAGTTCGTGCGAGGTGTACCGCTAATCACGCTGTTGTTTGTGGCGTCGGTTATGCTGTCCTACTTCTTCCCGCCGGATGCGACAGTTGACCTGTTCCTGCGCGTTGTGATCATGATCACGCTCTTCTCGGCAGCCTATATTGCCGAAGTGGTGCGTGGTGGTCTCGCGGCCCTTCCAAAGGGCCAGTATGAGGCGGCTGACAGCCTTGGTCTGGACTATCCGCAGGCGATGCGTCTGATCATTCTGCCGCAGGCGTTGAAGATCTCGATCCCGGGCATCGTTAACGTGGCGGTGGGCCTTTTCAAAGATACTACTCTCGTGTCGGTCATTTCGATGTTCGACCTCGTGGGTAT from Shimia isoporae harbors:
- a CDS encoding amino acid ABC transporter permease, which produces MADQDNNSIAFVATEVIPESPPPARETGVVKWLRENLFSSVTNTILTVLALGLIYLVLKATMPWIFNGLWTTSSLAECREILDGTTGACFSVLTERWNQLIYGFKYPVEEYWRPNLAFLLMLVAIAPVLFFDLPRKLLIITALFPFVAFWLIWGGTILAPLVALIGFVAAGAFFQTFGRSNFALGFFGAIVIALLVWSLGGAMIPEGASENALLPAVPSRDLGGFMLNMMLGLTCVSLSVPLGIALALGRQSNMPLIKGICVVFIEFVRGVPLITLLFVASVMLSYFFPPDATVDLFLRVVIMITLFSAAYIAEVVRGGLAALPKGQYEAADSLGLDYPQAMRLIILPQALKISIPGIVNVAVGLFKDTTLVSVISMFDLVGMIRGPILASTEWNGVYWELFGFAAALFFVVCYGISQYSQWLERKLHKGH